The Pseudoxanthomonas sp. SL93 genome segment TCATGCCGCCCAGCTTGAGCAGCGGGTCGCGGATGCAGGCGGCCACGCAGGAGCCCAGCACGGTGACCAGCGCGGTGTCGTTGTCCACCACCAAGTACTGCGTGGGCAGCAGCTTGGCCGCTTCGGTCTTGAAGCGGGCGTCGTGGTAGCGCATCACGCTGCCATCGGCGAACGAGGCGGCGGCTGAACTCATGCGCCGGTCCCGGCGCGGCGGTACAGCGTGCGACCGCAGGGCTGGATGATGTCGGCGGCGTGCAGGTAGTTTTCCGAATGCCCGGTGTACAGCATGCCGTCGTCGGCCAGGTGCGGCACCAGCCGGGTCAGGATGCCGCGCTGGGTGGGCTTGTCGAAATAGATCATCACGTTGCGGCAGAACACCGCGGTGAACGGTCCCGCCACGTCGTAGCGCGGCGCCAGCAGGTTGAGCGGGCGGAAGTCGATCAGCTGGCGCAGCGCGGGGTGTATGCGGCAGAAGCCTTCGTTGGGTCCGCTGCCGCGCTGGAAGTAGCGGCGCTTCAGTGCGTCGTCGAGGCTGGCGATACGTTCGATCGGGTAGACGCCGCGCTCGCCGGTCGCCAGCACCTGGGTGTCCACGTCCGTGGCCAGGATGCGGATCGGCGGCGCCATCGTGCCGTAGGCCTCGCAGGCGGTGATGGCAATGGAATAGGGCTCTTCGCCGGTCGACGATGCGCACGACCAGAGCTTGAGGGGTCCGTCATGGACGCGCCGGCCCAGCTCTTCGCGCAGGCGTTCGAAATGATGCGGTTCGCGGAAGAACGAGGTCAGGTTGGTGGTCAGCGCGTTGGTGAACGCCTGCCATTCGTCGCCGCCATCGCGTTCCAGCTGGTCCAGGTAGTCCTTGAAGCTGCGCAGGCCCAGTGCGCGCAGGCGGCGCGACAGGCGTCCGTAGACCATGTCGCGCTTGCCGTCGGCCAGGGCGATGCCGGCGCGTTCGCGGATCAGTTCGCAGACCCGGCGGAAGTCGCGGTCGTCGAAGTCGAAATCGCGATTGCCGGCCGCCGGGCGCGCGTCATCGTCGCGGGGCGGGGCGGGGGTCCGTCGTGTCGTGGCGGCCGGTGCAGGGTGGCGGGTGCTGACGGACATCGTGTTCTCGGAGGGGCAGGGGATTACGGTCGCTCAGTCACCGGCTTCCTCCCCACGGGAAGGAAGCCGGTCATGCCTTGCGATGCAAGCGGTGTGCCTCAGAATTCCTGCCAGTCATCGCCCTCGGCCAGCGCCGGTTCGGGCGTGGAATGGGCGACGGTGGGACGGAATGCCGGCTTGGCGGCGACCGGCGCCGGCTTGCTGGCGGCAGGCTTGGCGGCACTGGCCGTGGCGCGCGTGTCCAGCTTGAACACCGAGACGCTTTCGGACAGCGCGCCGGCCTGTTCTTCCATCGAGCGGGCGGCGGCGGAGGCTTCTTCCACCAGCGCGGCGTTCTGCTGGGTGGTCTCGTCCATCTGGGTGATGGTCTGGTTGACCTGCTCGATGCCGGCCGACTGTTCCTGCGAGGCCGCGGAGATCTCGGCCATGATGTCGGTCACGCGCTGCACGCTGGCGACGATCTCGCCCATCGTGGCGCCGGCCTGGTTCACCAGCTTGGAACCGTCGGCGACCTTGTCCACCGAGTTCTCGATCAGGCCCTTGATCTCCTTGGCCGCATTGGCCGACCGCTGGGCCAGCGTGCGGACTTCGGAGGCGACCACGGCGAAGCCGCGGCCCTGCTCGCCGGCACGGGCGGCTTCCACCGCCGCATTCAAGGCCAGGATGTTGGTCTGGAAGGCGATGCCGTCGATGACCGAGATGATCTCGGCGATCTTCTTGGACGACTGCTCGATGTCGCGCATGGTGGTGACCACCTTGCCGACGACTTCACCGCCCTGCGAGGCGACACCGGCGGCACCGATGGCCAGCTGGTTGGCCTGGCGGGCCGATTCGGCGTTCTGGCGCACGGTGGAGGTCAGTTCCTCCATGGAGGCAGCGGTTTCTTCCAGGTTGGCGGCCTGCTGTTCGGTGCGGCGCGACAGGTCCGAGTTGCCCGACGCGATCTCGCCGGCAGCGGTGTTGATGCTGGTCGAAGCGTCCTGGATGCGGCCGACGATGTCGGTCAGCTGGGCGACGGTGGCATTGGCGTCGTCGCGCATGCTGGCGAACACGCCATGGAAGTCGCCTTCCATGCGGGCGGTCAGGTCGCCGCGGGCGATGGCCTGCAGCAGTTCGGACACCTCGGCCAGGTTGCCGTCGGTGGTCTCCATCAGCTGGTTCAGGCCATCGATCATGTCGCGGAAGTCGTACTGGTACTTGTCCAGGTCGCCGCGCTGGGCGAAGTCGCCCAGGGCGGCGGCCGTCGCCAGGCGCTTGATCTCGGCATTGATCGCCGACAGGTTGGCCTTGGTGGCATCCATCGTTTCGGTCAGGTTGGCCTTTTCGCCCGGCAGCTTGGGCATGTCCAGGCTCAGGTCGCCGACGGAGTAGCGCTGCATGATCTTCAGCGCGTCGCCGATGGCCTGCAGGTGCGAGGCCACCAGGGCGTTGGTGTCGCGCACCATGCGTCCGTACTCGCCGGGGAACTGGCTGTCGTCCATGCGGTAGCTGATGGTGCCTTCGTCGTGGCGCGCGGCCATCTCGCTCTGGGCGGAAATGACGGACTGCACCTGCGTCTGCATGCGCTGCATGGCGGCCAGCAGCTGCCCGACTTCATCCTGGCGGGACGTGTCGATCTTGCCGTCGAGCTTGCCGGCGGAGACGTCGTTGGCGACGCGCACGGCCTCGCCGACCGACTTGGCGATGGCGCGGGCGAAGAACCAGGCCAGCGCCAGGCCGCCGACGATGCCGGCCAGCAGCATGATGACCAGCAGCGTGCTGCTGGCGGTAAAGGTGCTTTCGGCGTCGGCATTGGCCTGCTGCGCCTGGTGATCCACTTCCGCGATCAGCTCGGTCAGCGAGCCGGTCGCCTTGGTGTGCAGGTCTCGCGTGGTGCCGATGAAGGTGTCCACGGCGTCGTCCGCCAGGTCCAGCTCCAGCATTTCATTCACGTCGTTGTACGACTGCATCGCCGCCGCCCAGTCCTTGACGAAGCGCTCATAGAGCTGCTTTTCCTTGGCGGTGGTGATCAGGGGGCGGTAGTCCTTGATGCCCTGGTCGATCTGCGCCTTGATCTTGCCGGCACGCACCTTGGCTTCTTCCTTGACGGCTGCGCTCGCACGCACGTGGCTGCGGTACGACGCACTGCGGTATTCACCCACCTGGCTGCGCAGTTCCGCGGCGGCCTGCACGCTGGGCAGCACGCTGTCCGTCACCTGCGTGGTGGCGCCGTTCAACGAGTTCAGGCCGACGAAGGCGGTCACGCCCTGGATCAGCATCAGGGCCAGTACGACGCCGAACGCCAGCATCATCTTCGTCGTCAGTTTGAGGTTCTTCATCCGCTGCATGGGATTCTTTTCCTTTACCAGGGCGCGCGCCGCGCCACTCACAAGTGCGACCGGGAGAAGGCGGGGCGCAGGGCCCCGCCGTGGCAATGCATCAGCGGATGGTTGCCAGCTTCAGGTTGGACGGTGAGCTGACCACGATTTCCGCACGCGCGGCATCGCGCTGGATGTTGCCGATCACGCACACGTCCTTGCCTTCCAGCGTTTCCGGGGCGGGCTTGAACTTGGCGCGGGCATCGCCGGGGATGCGGGCGGTGAAGGTGTGGCGCGGGAAGTTGCCGCCCATGTACAGGAAGGTCGGCGTGCCTTCCGAGTTCTCGGCGAAGCGGGCCTTGCCCACGGTGCCGCAGACGGTGCCGGCCTTGCCCGCGAAGCGCACGGCCATGTCGGCCGGGATGGCGTTGTCGATCTGCGACTGGCCGGTGGCCGGCGAGGCCGGCATCAGCAGGGCGGCACCGACGGTGGCGATGGACAGGGTCAGGATGGACGCGATTTTCATTCCAGTGTCTCCGGGTTTGATCTGGGAAGGGGTAAAGGCTCGTTGCCTGAGATCGGCGGCGCGGCGCGGAACTTGAGTGCGGCAGGGACGTCAGTGAGCGGTCGCATGTCCGAGTGGGATATCCATCACAGTTCCGGTCCCGACAGATTGGCTATCGACGGCAATCGCTGCGTTGGAGTCAGGCGGGCATCGCCGTTGCAACCGCGATGTCGTCCCGCATCACGCTGTCGCAGTGCTGCGCCAGCCAGATTTCCAGCTCGGCGGCGGGCAGCGGCGGCGAGAACAGGTAGCCCTGCAACACGGGGAAGCGCTGCTCGGTCAGGAAGCGGTGCTGCGATTCGGTTTCCACGCCTTCCGCCACGACCTTCATGCCCAGGCTTTCGCCGATGCGCAGCACCGAGGTGGTCAGCGTGCGGGCGATCGCGCTGGTGTCGATGTCGCGCACGAAGCTCTGGTCCAGCTTGAGTTCGTGGATGGGCAGGCGGTGCAGGTGGCTGAGGCTGGAATAGCCGGTGCCGAAGTCATCCAGCGACAGGCGCACGCCCAGCACGTAGATCGCCTCTATGTTCTCCAGCACGTCCGGATCCGGGTCGAGCATGACGCTCTCGGTGATCTCCAGCGTCAGGTCGTTCGGGGTCAGGCCGTAGGCGTCCAGCAGGTCGGAAATCTGCAGCGACAGTTCTGGATCGCGGAAGTTGATCGCCGAAATATTCACCGACACGCGGGGTACGTCGATGCCGCGGTGCCGCCAGTCGGCCATCTGCGCGCAGGCCTGGCGCAACACCCACAGGCTCAGTTCGGAGATCAGGCCGCATTCTTCCGCCACCGGCACGAAGCGCGCGGGCGGGATCACGCCCAGGTCGGGGTGGTGCCAGCGCAGCAGCGATTCCACGCCGTACAGATGGTTGCCGCCATGGCCGCCGACCTGCGGCTGGTAGTGCAGTTGCAGCTGGTTGATGCGCAGCGCCTCGCGCAGCGCCGTTTCCAGCGACACGCGTTCCTGGGCGAGGCGGTTCATGTCGACGCTGAAGAAGCGGAAGTCGCCGCCGCCGTCGCTCTTGGCGCGGTACATCGCCATGTCGGCGTGGCGCACCAGCAGGTCGATGTCACGGCCGTCGTCGGGGAACATGGCCACGCCGATGCTGGCGCTGGGGTGCAGCGTCATCAGCCCGGCGGCGGTCGGCGCGGCCAGCGCACCGAGCAGGCGTTCGGCCACGCTGCCGGCTTGTTCCGCACTGCACATGGGCAGCACCGCGACGAATTCGTCGCCAGCCTGGCGGCCCACGATGTTGACCCCGCCCAGTTCCTCGCTGAGGCGTGCGGCCACATCGCGCAGCAGGCCGTCGCCCGCCGCATGGCCCTGCGCGTCGTTGATGCGCTTGAATCGGTCCAAATCAATGAAGAGCACAGCGGCGGTGCCGTTGGCCTGGGCCACGTTCGCCAAGGCCTGTTCGGCCTTCGCGCTGAACATGATGCGGTTGGGCAGCCCGGTGAGGGTGTCGTAGAAGGCCAGCTGGTGCACGCGCTCGTTGGTCTGCTCGCGTTCCAGCGTCAGTGCGCAGAGGTGCAGGCAGGTGTCGGCCAGCTTGGCATGCAGTTCGTCGGGGCCACGGTTCTCGCGGAAGTAGAACGACAGCGTGCCCAGCACGCGTCCGCTGCTGGACTTGATGGGATGGGTCCAGCAGGCGCGCAGGCCGAGCGGCAGGGTCAGGTGGCGCGTGCCCGCACACAGCGGATCGGTCGCGATGTCCTTCACCAGCACGGGACGGCCGCGCCACGCCGCCGCCCCGCAGGCGCCGGCGCGCGGGCCGATGGCCATGCCTTCGACCTTGCGGAACCAGGCGTCGGGCAGGCTGGGCGACGCCAGCGGCCGCATCAGCCCTTCGTTGTCCACGGTGATGATGGAGACGGTGAGCTCCGGCGCGATGTGTTCCACCTCGCGGCAGATCAGCGTCATCACGTCGGCCACGCTCCACTCGTGCACCAGCGCGTCCAGCACCTTGTTGTGCAGCACCTGGTGCATCTTGGTCTGGGTGATGTCGCTCAGCACGCTGACCAGGCCCAGCAGCACGCCGTCCTCGTCGTGCACCGGATTGATGGCCGCCGACAGCCACAGCGGCCGGCCCACCTTGCTGTAGAGCAGCACTTCGGTCTGCAGGCCTTCGCCCGCGGAGATGGCGCGGTCGATGCGGTCGTTAAGGGTGGGGTCGGTGTGCGCGCCCGAAAGCAGTTGCGCCGGCTTCATGCCGCGCAGTTCCTCCAGCTTGTAGCCCAGCATGCGGGTGAAGCCGCTGTTGACGTAGACCACCTCGCGGTCGGCGGAGCTGACGAAGATCGCGTTGTCGCTCTTGTCCACCACGATCGACAGCTGGCGCAGGCGTTCCAGCTGCCGCTGCTGCTCGCTGGTGTCGCGGATGAAGGCGGTATGGAAGACCTGGTTGCCCAGCACCACCTTTGACATCGACACCGAGCCGGCCACCTGGCTGCCGTCGGTGCGGTGGATCACCACGTCGCGGTTGCTGCCCAGCAGCTGGGCAAGCGAGGCTTCCGGATCGCCTTCGGCGCCCGGCGCCGTGCACGACATCAGTTTCAGGAACGGGGTGCCGTGCACCTCTTCGCGACGGCACTTCCACAGCGCTTCCGCCGCCGGGTTGAACAGGACCACGCGGTGGCGGCTGTCCAGCACCATCGCGGCGTCCACCGACTGTTCCAGCACATGCCAGAGGGTGTCGTGGCCCGCCTCCGGTGCCGGCGCAGCCGGGGGAGACGTGTCAGCCGGCGTGACGGCAGGACGCAGCGACGTCAGGGTGCGCCTGAGCATGCGACGTCCTTTGCCGGAAGGGCTGATCGGGGGCTGGCTTCAATGGTGGCGTGCAGTACGGCGGTCATCGTGGGCCAGTGGGAGTGCCTTAGGGACTCATATCGGCCGGCATCCGGGTTACTTGAAGGCCGGAATGGCGGGCGGGCATGCAGGGCTGGCGGGAACGTCCGGGGCCGGATGGCCGGCCCCGGACGCGCCGGTCAGAACTCCTGCCAGTCGCCGTCGGCGAGGGCGGGTTCGGGCTTGCGGGCGGCCGGCTTGCGCGCGGTGGCCTTGGGCGCCGCTGCCCTGGCCGGCGCGGTGGCGATGGCCTGGCTGATCGCCTGGCGCACCGGGGCCGCAT includes the following:
- a CDS encoding methyl-accepting chemotaxis protein; amino-acid sequence: MQRMKNLKLTTKMMLAFGVVLALMLIQGVTAFVGLNSLNGATTQVTDSVLPSVQAAAELRSQVGEYRSASYRSHVRASAAVKEEAKVRAGKIKAQIDQGIKDYRPLITTAKEKQLYERFVKDWAAAMQSYNDVNEMLELDLADDAVDTFIGTTRDLHTKATGSLTELIAEVDHQAQQANADAESTFTASSTLLVIMLLAGIVGGLALAWFFARAIAKSVGEAVRVANDVSAGKLDGKIDTSRQDEVGQLLAAMQRMQTQVQSVISAQSEMAARHDEGTISYRMDDSQFPGEYGRMVRDTNALVASHLQAIGDALKIMQRYSVGDLSLDMPKLPGEKANLTETMDATKANLSAINAEIKRLATAAALGDFAQRGDLDKYQYDFRDMIDGLNQLMETTDGNLAEVSELLQAIARGDLTARMEGDFHGVFASMRDDANATVAQLTDIVGRIQDASTSINTAAGEIASGNSDLSRRTEQQAANLEETAASMEELTSTVRQNAESARQANQLAIGAAGVASQGGEVVGKVVTTMRDIEQSSKKIAEIISVIDGIAFQTNILALNAAVEAARAGEQGRGFAVVASEVRTLAQRSANAAKEIKGLIENSVDKVADGSKLVNQAGATMGEIVASVQRVTDIMAEISAASQEQSAGIEQVNQTITQMDETTQQNAALVEEASAAARSMEEQAGALSESVSVFKLDTRATASAAKPAASKPAPVAAKPAFRPTVAHSTPEPALAEGDDWQEF
- a CDS encoding EAL domain-containing protein; this encodes MLRRTLTSLRPAVTPADTSPPAAPAPEAGHDTLWHVLEQSVDAAMVLDSRHRVVLFNPAAEALWKCRREEVHGTPFLKLMSCTAPGAEGDPEASLAQLLGSNRDVVIHRTDGSQVAGSVSMSKVVLGNQVFHTAFIRDTSEQQRQLERLRQLSIVVDKSDNAIFVSSADREVVYVNSGFTRMLGYKLEELRGMKPAQLLSGAHTDPTLNDRIDRAISAGEGLQTEVLLYSKVGRPLWLSAAINPVHDEDGVLLGLVSVLSDITQTKMHQVLHNKVLDALVHEWSVADVMTLICREVEHIAPELTVSIITVDNEGLMRPLASPSLPDAWFRKVEGMAIGPRAGACGAAAWRGRPVLVKDIATDPLCAGTRHLTLPLGLRACWTHPIKSSSGRVLGTLSFYFRENRGPDELHAKLADTCLHLCALTLEREQTNERVHQLAFYDTLTGLPNRIMFSAKAEQALANVAQANGTAAVLFIDLDRFKRINDAQGHAAGDGLLRDVAARLSEELGGVNIVGRQAGDEFVAVLPMCSAEQAGSVAERLLGALAAPTAAGLMTLHPSASIGVAMFPDDGRDIDLLVRHADMAMYRAKSDGGGDFRFFSVDMNRLAQERVSLETALREALRINQLQLHYQPQVGGHGGNHLYGVESLLRWHHPDLGVIPPARFVPVAEECGLISELSLWVLRQACAQMADWRHRGIDVPRVSVNISAINFRDPELSLQISDLLDAYGLTPNDLTLEITESVMLDPDPDVLENIEAIYVLGVRLSLDDFGTGYSSLSHLHRLPIHELKLDQSFVRDIDTSAIARTLTTSVLRIGESLGMKVVAEGVETESQHRFLTEQRFPVLQGYLFSPPLPAAELEIWLAQHCDSVMRDDIAVATAMPA
- a CDS encoding CheR family methyltransferase, with translation MSVSTRHPAPAATTRRTPAPPRDDDARPAAGNRDFDFDDRDFRRVCELIRERAGIALADGKRDMVYGRLSRRLRALGLRSFKDYLDQLERDGGDEWQAFTNALTTNLTSFFREPHHFERLREELGRRVHDGPLKLWSCASSTGEEPYSIAITACEAYGTMAPPIRILATDVDTQVLATGERGVYPIERIASLDDALKRRYFQRGSGPNEGFCRIHPALRQLIDFRPLNLLAPRYDVAGPFTAVFCRNVMIYFDKPTQRGILTRLVPHLADDGMLYTGHSENYLHAADIIQPCGRTLYRRAGTGA